In Treponema sp. OMZ 798, the following proteins share a genomic window:
- a CDS encoding energy-coupling factor transporter transmembrane protein EcfT: MDGLKKAPHITLYILFFFLFYLSSVKHIEVLILWVFIVISMILIFSPERIKNLKSVLGVLPFVIMVLLPFFIRGFYNVPIEQRYFSAKLILRLMCAMMTISFISSKYSYLYLVEGVMKLGLPNFLNQIISLTFRYFFMVRTDIDKTAKAMNARCFDNARTFSKVSTYGEMIGGFFLKAADHGDKVYNAMRARGFTSETKFKPEKIASPLYIGLLVFFVLLFASLTIIERFMEIPWLF; the protein is encoded by the coding sequence ATGGATGGGTTAAAAAAGGCGCCTCACATAACTTTATACATTCTTTTCTTTTTTTTGTTTTATCTTTCGAGCGTTAAGCATATAGAAGTTTTAATACTCTGGGTTTTTATAGTTATTTCCATGATCTTGATTTTTTCGCCTGAAAGGATTAAAAACTTAAAATCGGTTTTGGGTGTGCTGCCCTTTGTGATAATGGTGCTCCTTCCCTTTTTTATCCGCGGTTTTTACAATGTGCCGATAGAGCAAAGATATTTTTCTGCAAAGCTCATACTCCGCCTCATGTGTGCGATGATGACTATTTCCTTTATTTCTTCAAAATACTCTTATCTTTATTTGGTCGAAGGCGTGATGAAGCTCGGCCTTCCCAATTTCTTAAATCAAATTATTTCCCTTACCTTTAGATATTTCTTTATGGTAAGGACAGATATAGACAAGACCGCAAAGGCGATGAATGCCCGCTGTTTTGACAATGCCCGTACCTTTTCAAAGGTTTCAACCTACGGCGAAATGATAGGCGGCTTTTTTTTGAAGGCGGCGGATCACGGCGACAAGGTTTATAATGCTATGAGAGCTCGGGGCTTTACCTCCGAAACAAAATTTAAGCCCGAAAAAATTGCCTCGCCCCTTTATATAGGCCTTCTTGTCTTCTTTGTTTTGCTCTTTGCGAGTCTTACAATAATAGAAAGATTTATGGAGATCCCATGGCTGTTTTAA
- a CDS encoding energy-coupling factor ABC transporter ATP-binding protein, protein MAVLIENLSYTYPDGRNAIHSINAHFEKGKKTAVVGLNGSGKSTLLYHLNGTILPQTGRVSILGEDVSKKSLNSIRKKSGFLFDYPDHQLFLTSVYEDIGFGLKNLGMDREEIEAAVNRILKKLNIEYLKDYSPYQLSLGQKKICAIAGVLVMEPEIIVCDEPFSGLDSKVKSAFKAILDDFSKEGKTIIFSTHDQDFCYEWADNVYVMNEGELVAGGEAVSVFNNAEVLQRAGIVMPKLARLFGHKNPAPRSVEDALHLLL, encoded by the coding sequence ATGGCTGTTTTAATCGAAAATTTATCCTACACCTATCCCGACGGAAGGAATGCAATACACAGTATAAATGCTCATTTTGAAAAAGGAAAAAAGACCGCCGTAGTCGGTCTAAACGGTTCCGGTAAGTCAACCCTTCTTTATCATCTTAACGGAACAATTTTGCCTCAAACGGGAAGGGTGAGCATCTTGGGAGAGGATGTTTCCAAAAAGAGTTTAAATTCGATAAGAAAAAAATCGGGCTTCTTGTTCGATTATCCCGATCATCAGCTTTTTTTGACAAGCGTCTACGAGGACATAGGTTTCGGTCTAAAGAACTTAGGTATGGATAGGGAAGAAATAGAAGCAGCCGTAAACCGTATCTTAAAAAAGCTTAATATCGAGTACTTAAAGGATTATTCGCCCTATCAGCTTAGCTTGGGGCAAAAGAAGATTTGTGCCATAGCAGGCGTCCTTGTTATGGAGCCTGAAATCATCGTATGCGATGAACCCTTTTCGGGGCTTGACAGCAAGGTAAAATCTGCCTTTAAAGCTATCTTGGATGATTTCTCCAAGGAAGGAAAGACGATTATTTTTTCGACCCATGATCAGGATTTTTGTTATGAGTGGGCCGATAATGTTTATGTGATGAACGAGGGAGAGCTGGTTGCTGGAGGGGAGGCCGTGAGCGTTTTTAATAATGCAGAGGTGCTTCAAAGGGCCGGCATAGTTATGCCTAAACTTGCAAGGCTTTTCGGCCATAAAAATCCGGCCCCGCGTTCTGTTGAAGATGCCTTACATCTATTGTTATAG
- a CDS encoding CbiM family transporter, with protein MHISDGGLSTAVCAVGYAAGAVGIAFAVKGTKEEDIPKISLMAGTFFAISLIMIPIPPSSVHPLMCGLIGIIVGRKAPLAFFPALLLQALLFQHGGITTLGANTLMLSVSSILSAIIFYNWKSDNVLLKGTVIGALSVIFVVLVLSVLLMTGGSFAKETFIALFVSHSVVMAVEAVITGFAVKLMMKARPDWFKRNL; from the coding sequence ATGCATATATCCGATGGAGGATTATCGACGGCGGTTTGTGCCGTGGGTTATGCGGCCGGTGCTGTAGGAATTGCGTTTGCCGTCAAGGGAACAAAAGAAGAGGATATCCCGAAGATAAGTCTTATGGCGGGAACTTTTTTTGCTATTTCGTTAATTATGATTCCGATCCCGCCGAGCTCGGTTCATCCGCTCATGTGCGGTCTGATAGGAATTATTGTCGGGCGTAAGGCGCCCCTTGCGTTTTTTCCTGCCCTGCTGCTGCAAGCTCTCTTGTTCCAGCACGGCGGGATTACAACCCTCGGAGCCAACACCCTGATGCTTTCCGTTTCTTCAATATTATCGGCAATTATTTTTTATAATTGGAAGAGCGATAATGTGCTTTTAAAGGGAACGGTTATCGGGGCTCTTTCCGTAATCTTTGTAGTTTTGGTTTTGTCGGTTCTTCTTATGACGGGTGGAAGTTTTGCAAAGGAGACCTTTATAGCCCTCTTTGTTTCTCACTCAGTCGTCATGGCGGTTGAAGCTGTAATTACCGGCTTTGCAGTCAAGCTCATGATGAAGGCGAGACCCGACTGGTTTAAAAGGAATTTATAA
- a CDS encoding MFS transporter, which yields MQIQKRTEDRNLFLIYFGTITSLIGDEIGSVALSIWVALQTDNPVNFALVYSAAKFSRIVFSLFSGSIVDSFNKKKLLYLSDSAQFVLNIFILFLIAVNLDFNLKVFLFCLISVSQGFCLAIFKPASRAILPELINKENLKKANSVLEMSRSLISMLALIFAAGLVMLLGCELCILINALSFFISALSEIFIRYDFKKKDEQKKTDSKLKKIFDGYRYVLGEKELLSLALLASCLNFFCTPIFSNILTYQFKTVFTLNWQTGFAFINNFLKDEKSFLTLFSSICFFGIGIGNILGSLASQKVSGKNVKLFTLILQSLSFLILGFYFYFLRENNFLFNVILLGSIVSLSALSAGFSMGLFNVHTTSLYQKKVDPEFSGRFFAFNTVLIQISSPIGMLIGSSIAATGIFYPVFLFAGCFLCLLAFFNMTRLK from the coding sequence ATGCAAATTCAAAAAAGAACAGAAGACCGTAATTTATTTTTAATTTATTTCGGTACAATCACTTCGCTGATAGGAGATGAGATAGGAAGCGTAGCCCTTTCTATCTGGGTTGCTCTTCAAACCGATAATCCTGTAAATTTCGCCCTTGTTTATTCTGCAGCCAAATTTTCAAGAATTGTTTTTTCGCTCTTTTCGGGTTCAATTGTAGACAGCTTTAACAAAAAAAAGCTTTTATACTTAAGCGACTCGGCTCAATTTGTTTTAAATATTTTTATTCTATTTTTGATTGCGGTAAATTTAGATTTTAACTTAAAGGTATTTTTATTTTGCCTTATAAGTGTTTCGCAAGGCTTTTGTCTAGCAATCTTTAAACCGGCAAGCAGGGCAATTTTACCCGAACTAATAAATAAAGAAAATTTAAAAAAGGCTAATTCGGTTTTGGAAATGAGCAGAAGCTTAATTTCGATGCTTGCCCTTATCTTTGCGGCAGGGCTTGTGATGCTTCTAGGCTGCGAGCTCTGTATTTTGATCAATGCTCTAAGTTTTTTTATATCGGCCCTATCCGAGATTTTTATCCGCTATGATTTTAAAAAGAAAGATGAACAAAAGAAAACCGATTCAAAGTTAAAAAAAATCTTCGACGGGTACCGCTATGTTTTAGGCGAAAAAGAACTTTTAAGTCTAGCCTTGCTGGCTTCATGTTTAAACTTTTTTTGTACACCTATTTTTTCGAATATACTTACCTATCAGTTTAAGACGGTTTTTACTCTTAATTGGCAGACAGGTTTTGCTTTTATAAATAATTTTTTAAAAGACGAAAAATCTTTTTTAACCCTTTTTTCTTCAATTTGTTTTTTCGGCATAGGAATAGGGAATATACTAGGCAGTCTTGCTTCCCAAAAAGTTTCAGGTAAAAATGTAAAATTATTTACTTTGATTTTGCAGTCTCTTTCTTTTTTGATCTTAGGTTTTTATTTTTATTTTTTAAGAGAAAACAACTTTTTATTTAATGTAATTTTACTTGGCAGTATTGTAAGCTTATCCGCCCTATCGGCGGGTTTTAGTATGGGACTCTTTAATGTCCATACAACAAGCCTTTACCAAAAAAAAGTAGATCCCGAATTTTCAGGAAGATTTTTTGCCTTTAATACCGTGCTGATTCAAATATCCTCACCGATAGGCATGCTTATCGGAAGCAGCATAGCCGCAACAGGAATTTTCTATCCGGTCTTTCTTTTTGCAGGATGCTTTTTATGTCTCCTAGCCTTTTTTAATATGACAAGACTTAAATAA
- a CDS encoding type II toxin-antitoxin system VapC family toxin, with protein MYYLDTNICIYFLNGKYQSIKNKILSIPPSKIRLPAIVKAELLLGAYKSIKKKENLKRLEVFFKEFEAEPFSDEAAYTYADIRSKPEKNGIIIGPNDLLIASIVLYNNGILVTNNTKEFKRIKALKLENWIDESGIKG; from the coding sequence ATGTATTATTTGGACACAAATATCTGTATTTATTTTTTAAACGGAAAATATCAATCCATCAAAAATAAAATTTTGTCTATTCCTCCTTCCAAGATAAGGCTTCCGGCAATTGTAAAGGCTGAACTTTTATTGGGTGCATATAAGAGCATCAAAAAGAAAGAGAATCTGAAAAGGCTTGAAGTATTTTTTAAAGAATTTGAAGCTGAGCCTTTTTCGGATGAAGCGGCATACACCTATGCAGACATCCGTTCAAAGCCGGAAAAAAACGGTATCATTATCGGGCCCAACGATTTACTTATAGCGTCAATAGTCTTATACAATAACGGAATATTGGTAACGAATAATACAAAAGAATTTAAAAGAATAAAAGCTCTTAAACTCGAAAACTGGATTGACGAATCCGGTATCAAAGGTTAA
- the aat gene encoding leucyl/phenylalanyl-tRNA--protein transferase: MLTGFSSLSLLSSGEKNILLKRSQKDFPWLESDDFFDFNKAFGEEDYIQKSQDDEIISGGNLSPGMILSAYRHSFFPWFSEEDPIIWFSPSLRFVINKDSFHIPSRLKREIKKADFRITQNTAFDEVIENCALIKREGQKGTWITDDMLQAYRLLHKLGFAHSVEAWQGSELAGGFYGLYINEVFIGESMFSKVSGASKTAFALFSQDFFKNKKGLLIDAQIPSENIRRFGGFKIPRNRYLGILDS; encoded by the coding sequence ATGTTGACGGGTTTTTCTTCATTATCGCTTTTAAGTTCCGGTGAAAAAAATATACTCTTAAAAAGAAGTCAAAAGGATTTTCCTTGGCTTGAAAGCGATGATTTTTTTGATTTTAACAAGGCCTTCGGTGAAGAAGATTATATTCAAAAATCCCAAGATGATGAGATTATATCGGGAGGGAACCTTTCACCCGGCATGATTCTTTCGGCCTATAGACATTCTTTTTTTCCTTGGTTTTCGGAAGAAGACCCTATAATTTGGTTTTCCCCTTCCTTGCGCTTTGTTATAAACAAAGATTCCTTTCATATTCCGTCCCGATTAAAAAGAGAAATAAAAAAAGCCGATTTTAGGATAACGCAAAATACGGCCTTTGATGAAGTTATAGAAAACTGCGCCCTAATAAAAAGAGAGGGACAAAAAGGAACTTGGATCACAGATGACATGCTTCAAGCTTACAGGCTCCTTCATAAATTAGGCTTTGCCCACTCAGTTGAAGCTTGGCAAGGCAGCGAATTGGCAGGCGGCTTTTACGGGCTTTACATAAACGAGGTCTTTATAGGCGAGTCCATGTTCAGCAAGGTAAGCGGAGCTTCCAAAACCGCCTTTGCCCTCTTTTCCCAAGACTTTTTTAAAAACAAAAAAGGCCTTTTAATCGATGCCCAAATCCCTTCCGAAAACATAAGGCGCTTCGGCGGCTTTAAAATACCGAGAAATCGGTATCTTGGAATTTTGGACTCCTAA
- the clpA gene encoding ATP-dependent Clp protease ATP-binding subunit ClpA, protein MNFTVSITVRRIFQDAVEDAKKRNHEFVTPEHLLWAIMFNPKALELFTLSGSDLGYIHDNLNTYLENKIPIRTQNNQTEPIQTVGLQNVFERAILNCNAAEKPVIGINDIIVSLMDEEKNHCSFFMKQSGIDRLRLLQLVSSPDFYDDGKTKSAYEQTENIQEDPDLKEGAAPHNVEEKSSPEHDKNKAQKTYLERFTVNLTEKARKGRLSPIIGREEEIERTVQILCRKQKNNPLHVGGAGVGKTAITEGLAQRITENKVPSFLKNANIYSLSLSDLLAGAKFRGDFEERLKRIISEISREKNAILFIDEIHTVVNANSGGGGIEAPDLLKPILSNGRVRCIGATTFEEYNKHFTKDAALARRFQKIDIEEPSEEETVKILKGLKESYEKFHNVHYSDEVLESAVHLSALHIRDRFLPDKAIDLIDEAGALIKIRADKERNENEADKNSLAEEALPEVSLSDIDKIVAKAARIPEQKVSVNETEKLRHFEEILSKKIFGQGPAIEGVTKAVKRSRAGFRSKDKPVANFLFVGPTGVGKTELAKTLAEELGIPLLRFDMSEYQEKHTVSRLIGSPPGYVGFEEGGLLTSAVQKSPNAVLLLDEIEKAHHDIYNILLQIMDYATLTDNQGRKAAFNNIILIMTSNAGSSNIGKPLIGFGGERISESAVDEAVEKTFTPEFRNRLDAIIKFGPLTMQVMSLIIKKEVEKICTQLAEKEITLELEEDVIPLLAEKGYSEEFGARNAARLVEDEFVTPLTDMILFGETKKGSSVKCRIGDKTKKPYLVLSVK, encoded by the coding sequence ATGAATTTTACGGTAAGTATAACTGTCAGACGCATTTTTCAAGATGCGGTAGAGGATGCAAAAAAAAGAAATCATGAATTTGTTACTCCGGAGCACTTGTTGTGGGCTATTATGTTTAATCCTAAGGCCTTAGAACTTTTTACCCTTTCAGGTTCGGATTTGGGCTATATCCACGATAACCTAAACACCTATCTTGAAAACAAGATTCCGATAAGAACACAAAATAATCAGACAGAACCGATTCAGACAGTAGGATTGCAAAATGTTTTTGAAAGGGCCATTTTAAACTGCAATGCTGCCGAAAAACCCGTTATAGGCATTAACGACATAATAGTGAGCCTTATGGATGAAGAAAAAAATCATTGTTCTTTTTTTATGAAGCAAAGCGGCATAGACAGGCTGAGACTCCTCCAGCTGGTAAGCAGCCCCGACTTCTATGATGACGGCAAAACCAAAAGTGCCTATGAGCAAACCGAAAATATCCAAGAAGATCCGGACTTAAAAGAAGGTGCGGCCCCTCATAATGTTGAAGAAAAAAGCTCACCCGAACACGACAAAAACAAGGCACAAAAAACTTATCTTGAACGGTTTACGGTAAATTTAACCGAAAAAGCCCGCAAGGGCCGCCTTTCTCCCATCATCGGAAGGGAAGAAGAAATAGAAAGAACCGTTCAAATTTTATGCCGCAAACAAAAAAACAATCCCCTCCATGTAGGCGGAGCAGGGGTCGGAAAAACGGCTATAACCGAAGGGCTTGCCCAAAGAATTACGGAAAACAAGGTTCCGAGCTTTTTAAAAAACGCAAATATCTACAGCTTAAGCCTATCGGATCTCTTGGCCGGAGCAAAATTCAGGGGCGACTTTGAAGAGCGGCTTAAACGGATCATATCCGAGATTTCAAGAGAAAAAAATGCTATTCTTTTTATAGATGAAATTCATACTGTAGTAAATGCAAACTCAGGCGGAGGCGGAATTGAAGCCCCTGACCTTTTAAAACCGATTTTATCGAATGGAAGAGTGCGCTGCATCGGGGCTACAACCTTTGAAGAATACAATAAGCATTTTACAAAGGATGCTGCTCTTGCAAGGCGTTTTCAAAAAATAGACATTGAAGAACCAAGCGAAGAAGAAACGGTTAAGATACTAAAGGGCCTTAAAGAAAGCTACGAGAAGTTTCATAATGTGCATTACAGCGATGAGGTTTTGGAATCGGCAGTTCATCTTTCGGCCCTTCATATAAGAGACAGATTTTTACCCGACAAGGCTATAGACCTTATAGACGAGGCCGGAGCTCTTATTAAGATAAGAGCCGATAAAGAAAGAAACGAAAATGAGGCCGATAAAAACAGCCTTGCCGAAGAAGCTCTGCCTGAGGTAAGCCTTTCGGACATAGACAAGATTGTCGCAAAAGCTGCAAGGATACCGGAGCAGAAGGTTTCCGTAAACGAGACGGAAAAGCTCAGGCACTTTGAAGAAATTCTTTCAAAGAAGATTTTCGGTCAGGGCCCGGCTATTGAAGGCGTTACCAAGGCTGTAAAGCGCTCCCGTGCAGGCTTCCGCTCCAAGGATAAACCTGTTGCAAACTTTTTGTTTGTCGGCCCAACGGGTGTCGGTAAGACGGAACTTGCTAAGACCCTCGCCGAAGAGTTGGGTATTCCCCTTCTCCGCTTCGATATGAGCGAATATCAGGAGAAGCACACGGTAAGCCGCCTCATAGGCTCTCCCCCCGGTTATGTAGGTTTTGAAGAAGGAGGACTCTTAACCTCTGCCGTGCAAAAAAGCCCTAATGCGGTTCTTCTATTGGACGAGATAGAAAAGGCTCACCACGACATCTATAACATTCTATTACAGATTATGGATTATGCAACCCTCACGGATAATCAGGGAAGGAAGGCAGCCTTTAACAATATAATTCTTATTATGACAAGCAATGCAGGCTCTTCAAATATAGGAAAACCCTTGATAGGCTTCGGAGGAGAGCGCATTTCGGAATCGGCCGTGGATGAGGCTGTTGAAAAGACCTTTACCCCCGAATTCAGAAACAGACTTGATGCAATCATAAAATTCGGACCTCTTACAATGCAGGTTATGAGCCTCATCATCAAAAAAGAAGTTGAAAAAATATGTACTCAACTGGCCGAAAAAGAGATCACACTTGAGCTTGAAGAAGATGTTATTCCTCTTTTAGCCGAAAAAGGCTATTCGGAAGAATTCGGAGCCCGCAATGCGGCCCGCCTTGTCGAAGACGAATTTGTAACGCCCTTAACCGACATGATTCTTTTCGGAGAAACAAAAAAGGGAAGCTCCGTAAAATGCCGTATCGGGGATAAGACTAAAAAGCCCTATTTGGTTTTGAGCGTAAAATAA